One genomic region from Pseudorca crassidens isolate mPseCra1 chromosome 11, mPseCra1.hap1, whole genome shotgun sequence encodes:
- the TNS2 gene encoding tensin-2 isoform X9 → MGSPQTREEGVQPSVPGWAAPCIVKPRKAEPHSFREKVFRKKPPVCAVCKVTIDGTGVSCRVCKVATHRKCEAKVTSSCQALPPTELRRNTAPVRRIEHLGSTKSLNYSKQRSTLPRLRLLPRSFSLDPLMERRWDLDLTYVTERILAAAFPARPDEQRHRGHLRELAHVLQSKHRDKYLLFNLSEKRHDLTRLNPKVQDFGWPELHAPPLDKLCSICKAMETWLSADPQHVVVLYCKGSKGKLGVIVSAYMHYSKISAGADQALATLTMRKFCEDKVASELQPSQRRYISYFSGLLSGSIRMNSSPLFLHYVLVPMLPAFEPGTGFQPFLKIYQSMQLVYTSGIYHVAGPGPQQLCISLEPALLLKGDVMVTCYHRGSRGTDRTLVFRVQFHTCTIHGPRLTFPKDQLDEAWADERFPFQASVEFVFSSSPEKIKGSTPRNEPSVSVDYNTAEPAVRWDSYENFNLHHEDSVDDSVTHTRGPLDGSPYAQVQRAPRQTPPAPSPEPPPPPLLSVSSDSGHSSTLTAEPAAESPGRPPPTAAERRELERLLGGCGVAAGGRGAGRETAILDDEEQPPAGGGPRLGMYSGHRPGLSRHCSCRQGYREPCGVPNGGYYRPEGTLERRRLAYGAYEGPPQGYAEASVEKRRLCRSLSEGPYPYPPELGKPANGDFGYRAPGYREVVILEDPGLPALCSCPACEEKLALPTAALYGLRLEREAGEGWADEAGKALLHPVRPGHPLPLLVPSCGHHHAPVPGYSCLKPPKAGEEGHEGCSYAMCPEGRYGHPGYPALVTYGYGGAVPSYCPAYGRAPHSCGSPGEGRRYPSSGAHSPQAGSISPGSPPYPQSRNLSYEIPAEEGGDRYPPPGHLAPAGPLASAESPEPVSWRESPSGHSTLPRSPRDAQCNASSELSGPSTPLHTSSPVQGKESARRQDTRSPTLAPTQRLSPGEALPPASQGGAERAPELPARSGPEPPAPGPFSPASPPSSPNDWPQERSPGGRSDSTSPRGPVPTTLPGLRHAPWQGLRDSPDSPDGSPLTPVPTQMPWLVASPELPRSSPVPAFPLAASYDISGPTQPPLPEKRHLLGPGQQPGPWGPEQASPPARGTSHHVTFAPLLPDNAPQPPEPPTQESQSNVKFVQDTSKFWYKPHLSRDQAIALLKDKDPGAFLIRDSHSFQGAYGLALKVATPPPSAQPWKGDPLEQLVRHFLIETGPKGVKIKGCPSEPYFGSLSALVSQHSISPLSLPCCLRIPSKDPLEEAPEAPAPANMSTAADLLRQGAACSVLYLTSVETESLTGPQAVARASSAALSCSPRPTPAIVHFKVSAQGITLTDNQRKLFFRRHYPVNSITFASTDPQDRRWTNPDGTTSKIFGFVAKKPGSPWENVCHLFAELDPDQPAGAIVTFITKVLLGQRK, encoded by the exons ATGGGATCACCCCAGACCAGGGAAGAGGGGGTTCAGCCTTCCGTGCCAGGATGGGCTGCCCCCTGCATAGTTAAG CCTAGGAAAGCTGAGCCACATAGCTTCCGGGAGAAGGTTTTCCGGAAGAAACCACCGGTCTGTGCAGTGTGTAAGGTGACCATCGATGGGACAGGCGTCTCATGCCGAG TCTGCAAGGTTGCGACACACAGAAAATGTGAAGCAAAG GTGACTTCGTCCTGTCAGGCCTTGCCTCCCACGGAGCTG CGGAGAAACACGGCCCCTGTGAGGCGCATAGAGCACCTG GGATCCACCAAGTCTCTGAACTACTCAAAGCAACGCAGCACTCTGCCCAG GCTTCGCCTCCTCCCCAGGAGCTTCAGCCTGGATCCTCTCATGGAGCGCCGCTGGGACTTGGACCTCACCTACGTGACGGAGCGGATCCTGGCCGCCGCCTTCCCCGCGCGGCCCGACGAACAGCGACACCGGGGACACCTGCGCGAGCTGGCTCACGTGCTGCAATCCAAGCACCGCGACAAGTACCTG CTCTTCAACCTTTCAGAGAAAAGACATGACCTGACCCGCCTAAACCCCAAG GTCCAGGACTTTGGCTGGCCTGAGCTGCACGCGCCCCCGCTGGACAAGCTGTGCTCCATCTGCAAAGCCATGGAGACGTGGCTCAGTGCTGACCCGCAGCATGTGGTCGTACTGTACTGCAAG GGGAGCAAGGGCAAGCTCGGGGTCATCGTCTCTGCCTACATGCACTACAGCAAGATCTCTGCAGG GGCGGACCAGGCGCTGGCTACCCTTACCATGCGGAAGTTCTGTGAGGACAAGGTGGCCTCGGAGCTGCAGCCCTCCCAGCGCCG GTATATCAGCTACTTCAGTGGTCTGCTGTCCGGCTCCATCAGAATGAACAGCAGCCCTCTCTTCCTGCACTATGTGCTCGTGCCCATGCTGCCAGCCTTTGAACCTGGCACGG GTTTCCAGCCCTTCCTCAAGATCTACCAGTCCATGCAGCTTGTCTACACGTCTGGAATCTA tcATGTCGCAGGCCCTGGTCCCCAGCAGCTTTGCATCAGCCTAGAGCCGGCTCTCCTCCTCAAAGGCGATGTCATG GTGACGTGCTATCACAGGGGTAGCCGGGGGACTGACCGGACCCTCGTGTTCCGAGTCCAGTTCCACACGTGTACCATCCATGGACCACGGCTCACCTTCCCCAAGGACCAGCTGGACGAGGCCTGGGCCG ACGAGAGGTTCCCCTTCCAAGCCTCGGTGGAGTTCGTCTTCTCCTCCAGCCCAGAGAAGATCAAAG GCAGCACCCCACGGAACGAGCCCTCGGTCTCTGTTGACTACAACACGGCAGAGCCTGCCGTGCGCTGGGACTCTTACGAGAACTTCAACCTGCACCACGAGGACAGTGTGGATG ACTCCGTCACCCATACCCGGGGGCCCCTGGATGGCAGTCCTTACGCCCAGGTGCAGCGGGCCCCCCGCCAGACCCCGCCGGCGCCCTCTCCggagccgcccccgcccccgctgcTCTCTGTCAGCAGCGATTCTGGCCATTCGTCCACGCTGACCGCCGAGCCCGCCGCCGAGTCCCCTGGCCGGCCACCCCCGACAGCTGCCGAGCGGCGGGAGCTGGAGCGCCTCCTGGGGGGCTGTGGCGTGGCCGCCGGGGGCCGGGGAGCTGGGCGTGAGACGGCCATCCTCGatgatgaagagcagcccccggcGGGCGGAGGCCCCCGCCTTGGAATGTATTCGGGACACAGGCCTGGCCTCAGCCGCCACTGCTCCTGCCGCCAGGGCTACCGGGAACCCTGCGGGGTCCCCAATGGGGGCTACTACCGGCCAGAGGGGACCCTGGAGAGGAGGCGGCTGGCCTACGGGGCCTACGAGGGGCCCCCACAGGGCTATGCTGAGGCCTCCGTGGAGAAGAGGCGCCTCTGCCGATCGCTGTCCGAGGGGCCGTACCCCTACCCGCCTGAGCTGGGGAAACCGGCCAATGGGGACTTTGGCTACCGCGCCCCAGGCTACCGGGAGGTGGTGATCCTGGAGGACCCTGGGCTGCCTGCCCTGTGCTCATGCCCCGCCTGTGAGGAGAAGCTAGCGCTGCCCACGGCAGCCCTCTATGGGCTGCGCCTggagagggaggctggagaggggtGGGCGGATGAGGCTGGTAAGGCCCTCCTGCACCCGGTGCGGCCTGGGCACCCGCTGCCCCTGCTGGTGCCTTCCTGTGGGCACCACCATGCCCCAGTGCCCGGCTACAGCTGCCTGAAGCCGCCCAAGGCAGGCGAGGAAGGGCATGAGGGCTGCTCCTACGCCATGTGCCCCGAAGGCAGGTATGGGCATCCAGGGTACCCTGCCCTGGTGACATACGGCTATGGAGGAGCGGTTCCCAGTTACTGCCCAGCGTATGGCCGGGCGCCTCACAGCTGCGGGTCTCCAGGCGAGGGCAGAAGGTATCCCAGCTCTGGTGCCCACTCCCCCCAGGCTGGCTCCATTTCCCCCGGTAGCCCACCCTACCCCCAATCCAGGAACCTCAGCTACGAGATCCctgcagaggaaggaggggacagGTATCCGCCGCCGGGGCACCTGGCCCCAGCAGGACCCTTGGCATCTGCAG AGTCGCCGGAGCCGGTGTCCTGGAGGGAGAGCCCCAGCGGGCACAGCACCCTGCCTCGGTCTCCCCGAGATGCCCAGTGCAATGCCTCTTCTGAGCTGTCCGGTCCCTCCACGCCCCTGCACACCAGCAGCCCAGTCCAGGGCAAGGAGAG CGCCCGACGGCAGGACACTAGGTCCCCCACCTTGGCGCCCACTCAGAGACTGAGTCCCGGAGAGGCCTTGCCACCTGCTTCCCAGGGAGGGGCTGAAAGAGCTCCAGAGCTGCCAGCAAGAAGTGGGCCTGAGCCTCCGGCCCCTGGtcccttctccccagcctccccgccCAGCTCACCCAACGACTGGCCTCAGGAGAGGAGCCCGGGGGGCCGTTCGGACAGCACCAGTCCAAGGGGCCCTGTACCCACCACCCTGCCCGGCCTCCGCCACGCCCCCTGGCAGGGCCTTCGAGACTCCCCGGACAGCCCAGACGGGTCCCCCCTCACCCCTGTGCCTACTCAGATGCCCTGGCTTGTGGCGAGCCCAGAGCTGCCACGGAGCTCACCCGTACCTGCCTTCCCTCTGGCTGCATCTTATGACATCAGTGGCCCTACCCAGCCCCCACTTCCCGAGAAGCGCCACCTGCTGGGGCCTGGGCAACAGCCGGGACCCTGGGGCCCAGAGCAGGCATCGCCACCAGCCAGAGGCACGAGTCACCATGTCACCTTTGCACCTCTGCTCCCGGATaatgccccccaacccccag AGCCCCCTACGCAAGAGAGCCAGAGCAACGTCAAGTTTGTCCAGGATACGTCCAAGTTCTGGTATAAGCCACACCTGTCCCGTGACCAAG CCATTGCCCTGCTGAAGGACAAGGACCCTGGGGCCTTCTTGATCAGGGACAGTCATTCATTCCAAGGAGCCTATGGGCTGGCTCTCAAGGTGGCTACGCCCCCACCCAGCGCCCAGCCCTGGAAAG GGGACCCCTTGGAACAGCTGGTCCGCCATTTTCTCATTGAGACTGGGCCCAAAGGGGTGAAGATCAAGGGGTGCCCCAGCGAGCCCTACTTTG GCAGCCTGTCGGCCCTGGTCTCCCAGCACTCCATCTCCCCGCTGTCCCTGCCCTGCTGCCTGCGCATTCCCAGCAAAG ATCCTCTGGAGGAGGCCCCAGAGGCCCCAGCGCCCGCCAACATGAGCACAGCGGCAGACCTCCTGCGCCAGGGCGCCG cctGCAGTGTGCTCTACCTGACCTCAGTGGAGACGGAGTCGCTGACAGGCCCCCAAGCAGTGGCGCGGGCCAGCTCCGCAGCTCTGAGCTGCAGCCCCCGCCCCACGCCAGCCATTGTCCACTTCAAGGTCTCAGCCCAGGGCATCACGCTGACGGACAACCAGAGGAA GCTCTTCTTTCGCCGCCATTATCCAGTGAACAGCATCACCTTCGCCAGCACTGACCCTCAGGACCGGAG ATGGACCAACCCGGACGGGACCACCTCCAA GATCTTTGGTTTCGTGGCCAAGAAGCCGGGAAGCCCCTGGGAGAATGTGTGTCACCTCTTTGCAGAGCTTGACCCAGATCAGCCTGCAGGCGCCATTGTCA
- the TNS2 gene encoding tensin-2 isoform X8, translating into MGWPGGSPCCCPAPPRPRPAGRPPQPRKAEPHSFREKVFRKKPPVCAVCKVTIDGTGVSCRVCKVATHRKCEAKVTSSCQALPPTELRRNTAPVRRIEHLGSTKSLNYSKQRSTLPRLRLLPRSFSLDPLMERRWDLDLTYVTERILAAAFPARPDEQRHRGHLRELAHVLQSKHRDKYLLFNLSEKRHDLTRLNPKVQDFGWPELHAPPLDKLCSICKAMETWLSADPQHVVVLYCKGSKGKLGVIVSAYMHYSKISAGADQALATLTMRKFCEDKVASELQPSQRRYISYFSGLLSGSIRMNSSPLFLHYVLVPMLPAFEPGTGFQPFLKIYQSMQLVYTSGIYHVAGPGPQQLCISLEPALLLKGDVMVTCYHRGSRGTDRTLVFRVQFHTCTIHGPRLTFPKDQLDEAWADERFPFQASVEFVFSSSPEKIKGSTPRNEPSVSVDYNTAEPAVRWDSYENFNLHHEDSVDDSVTHTRGPLDGSPYAQVQRAPRQTPPAPSPEPPPPPLLSVSSDSGHSSTLTAEPAAESPGRPPPTAAERRELERLLGGCGVAAGGRGAGRETAILDDEEQPPAGGGPRLGMYSGHRPGLSRHCSCRQGYREPCGVPNGGYYRPEGTLERRRLAYGAYEGPPQGYAEASVEKRRLCRSLSEGPYPYPPELGKPANGDFGYRAPGYREVVILEDPGLPALCSCPACEEKLALPTAALYGLRLEREAGEGWADEAGKALLHPVRPGHPLPLLVPSCGHHHAPVPGYSCLKPPKAGEEGHEGCSYAMCPEGRYGHPGYPALVTYGYGGAVPSYCPAYGRAPHSCGSPGEGRRYPSSGAHSPQAGSISPGSPPYPQSRNLSYEIPAEEGGDRYPPPGHLAPAGPLASAESPEPVSWRESPSGHSTLPRSPRDAQCNASSELSGPSTPLHTSSPVQGKESARRQDTRSPTLAPTQRLSPGEALPPASQGGAERAPELPARSGPEPPAPGPFSPASPPSSPNDWPQERSPGGRSDSTSPRGPVPTTLPGLRHAPWQGLRDSPDSPDGSPLTPVPTQMPWLVASPELPRSSPVPAFPLAASYDISGPTQPPLPEKRHLLGPGQQPGPWGPEQASPPARGTSHHVTFAPLLPDNAPQPPEPPTQESQSNVKFVQDTSKFWYKPHLSRDQAIALLKDKDPGAFLIRDSHSFQGAYGLALKVATPPPSAQPWKGDPLEQLVRHFLIETGPKGVKIKGCPSEPYFGSLSALVSQHSISPLSLPCCLRIPSKDPLEEAPEAPAPANMSTAADLLRQGAACSVLYLTSVETESLTGPQAVARASSAALSCSPRPTPAIVHFKVSAQGITLTDNQRKLFFRRHYPVNSITFASTDPQDRRWTNPDGTTSKIFGFVAKKPGSPWENVCHLFAELDPDQPAGAIVTFITKVLLGQRK; encoded by the exons ATGGGCTGGCCCGGGGGCTCCCCCTGCTGctgccccgccccgccgcgcccccgccccgccgggCGCCCCCCGCAG CCTAGGAAAGCTGAGCCACATAGCTTCCGGGAGAAGGTTTTCCGGAAGAAACCACCGGTCTGTGCAGTGTGTAAGGTGACCATCGATGGGACAGGCGTCTCATGCCGAG TCTGCAAGGTTGCGACACACAGAAAATGTGAAGCAAAG GTGACTTCGTCCTGTCAGGCCTTGCCTCCCACGGAGCTG CGGAGAAACACGGCCCCTGTGAGGCGCATAGAGCACCTG GGATCCACCAAGTCTCTGAACTACTCAAAGCAACGCAGCACTCTGCCCAG GCTTCGCCTCCTCCCCAGGAGCTTCAGCCTGGATCCTCTCATGGAGCGCCGCTGGGACTTGGACCTCACCTACGTGACGGAGCGGATCCTGGCCGCCGCCTTCCCCGCGCGGCCCGACGAACAGCGACACCGGGGACACCTGCGCGAGCTGGCTCACGTGCTGCAATCCAAGCACCGCGACAAGTACCTG CTCTTCAACCTTTCAGAGAAAAGACATGACCTGACCCGCCTAAACCCCAAG GTCCAGGACTTTGGCTGGCCTGAGCTGCACGCGCCCCCGCTGGACAAGCTGTGCTCCATCTGCAAAGCCATGGAGACGTGGCTCAGTGCTGACCCGCAGCATGTGGTCGTACTGTACTGCAAG GGGAGCAAGGGCAAGCTCGGGGTCATCGTCTCTGCCTACATGCACTACAGCAAGATCTCTGCAGG GGCGGACCAGGCGCTGGCTACCCTTACCATGCGGAAGTTCTGTGAGGACAAGGTGGCCTCGGAGCTGCAGCCCTCCCAGCGCCG GTATATCAGCTACTTCAGTGGTCTGCTGTCCGGCTCCATCAGAATGAACAGCAGCCCTCTCTTCCTGCACTATGTGCTCGTGCCCATGCTGCCAGCCTTTGAACCTGGCACGG GTTTCCAGCCCTTCCTCAAGATCTACCAGTCCATGCAGCTTGTCTACACGTCTGGAATCTA tcATGTCGCAGGCCCTGGTCCCCAGCAGCTTTGCATCAGCCTAGAGCCGGCTCTCCTCCTCAAAGGCGATGTCATG GTGACGTGCTATCACAGGGGTAGCCGGGGGACTGACCGGACCCTCGTGTTCCGAGTCCAGTTCCACACGTGTACCATCCATGGACCACGGCTCACCTTCCCCAAGGACCAGCTGGACGAGGCCTGGGCCG ACGAGAGGTTCCCCTTCCAAGCCTCGGTGGAGTTCGTCTTCTCCTCCAGCCCAGAGAAGATCAAAG GCAGCACCCCACGGAACGAGCCCTCGGTCTCTGTTGACTACAACACGGCAGAGCCTGCCGTGCGCTGGGACTCTTACGAGAACTTCAACCTGCACCACGAGGACAGTGTGGATG ACTCCGTCACCCATACCCGGGGGCCCCTGGATGGCAGTCCTTACGCCCAGGTGCAGCGGGCCCCCCGCCAGACCCCGCCGGCGCCCTCTCCggagccgcccccgcccccgctgcTCTCTGTCAGCAGCGATTCTGGCCATTCGTCCACGCTGACCGCCGAGCCCGCCGCCGAGTCCCCTGGCCGGCCACCCCCGACAGCTGCCGAGCGGCGGGAGCTGGAGCGCCTCCTGGGGGGCTGTGGCGTGGCCGCCGGGGGCCGGGGAGCTGGGCGTGAGACGGCCATCCTCGatgatgaagagcagcccccggcGGGCGGAGGCCCCCGCCTTGGAATGTATTCGGGACACAGGCCTGGCCTCAGCCGCCACTGCTCCTGCCGCCAGGGCTACCGGGAACCCTGCGGGGTCCCCAATGGGGGCTACTACCGGCCAGAGGGGACCCTGGAGAGGAGGCGGCTGGCCTACGGGGCCTACGAGGGGCCCCCACAGGGCTATGCTGAGGCCTCCGTGGAGAAGAGGCGCCTCTGCCGATCGCTGTCCGAGGGGCCGTACCCCTACCCGCCTGAGCTGGGGAAACCGGCCAATGGGGACTTTGGCTACCGCGCCCCAGGCTACCGGGAGGTGGTGATCCTGGAGGACCCTGGGCTGCCTGCCCTGTGCTCATGCCCCGCCTGTGAGGAGAAGCTAGCGCTGCCCACGGCAGCCCTCTATGGGCTGCGCCTggagagggaggctggagaggggtGGGCGGATGAGGCTGGTAAGGCCCTCCTGCACCCGGTGCGGCCTGGGCACCCGCTGCCCCTGCTGGTGCCTTCCTGTGGGCACCACCATGCCCCAGTGCCCGGCTACAGCTGCCTGAAGCCGCCCAAGGCAGGCGAGGAAGGGCATGAGGGCTGCTCCTACGCCATGTGCCCCGAAGGCAGGTATGGGCATCCAGGGTACCCTGCCCTGGTGACATACGGCTATGGAGGAGCGGTTCCCAGTTACTGCCCAGCGTATGGCCGGGCGCCTCACAGCTGCGGGTCTCCAGGCGAGGGCAGAAGGTATCCCAGCTCTGGTGCCCACTCCCCCCAGGCTGGCTCCATTTCCCCCGGTAGCCCACCCTACCCCCAATCCAGGAACCTCAGCTACGAGATCCctgcagaggaaggaggggacagGTATCCGCCGCCGGGGCACCTGGCCCCAGCAGGACCCTTGGCATCTGCAG AGTCGCCGGAGCCGGTGTCCTGGAGGGAGAGCCCCAGCGGGCACAGCACCCTGCCTCGGTCTCCCCGAGATGCCCAGTGCAATGCCTCTTCTGAGCTGTCCGGTCCCTCCACGCCCCTGCACACCAGCAGCCCAGTCCAGGGCAAGGAGAG CGCCCGACGGCAGGACACTAGGTCCCCCACCTTGGCGCCCACTCAGAGACTGAGTCCCGGAGAGGCCTTGCCACCTGCTTCCCAGGGAGGGGCTGAAAGAGCTCCAGAGCTGCCAGCAAGAAGTGGGCCTGAGCCTCCGGCCCCTGGtcccttctccccagcctccccgccCAGCTCACCCAACGACTGGCCTCAGGAGAGGAGCCCGGGGGGCCGTTCGGACAGCACCAGTCCAAGGGGCCCTGTACCCACCACCCTGCCCGGCCTCCGCCACGCCCCCTGGCAGGGCCTTCGAGACTCCCCGGACAGCCCAGACGGGTCCCCCCTCACCCCTGTGCCTACTCAGATGCCCTGGCTTGTGGCGAGCCCAGAGCTGCCACGGAGCTCACCCGTACCTGCCTTCCCTCTGGCTGCATCTTATGACATCAGTGGCCCTACCCAGCCCCCACTTCCCGAGAAGCGCCACCTGCTGGGGCCTGGGCAACAGCCGGGACCCTGGGGCCCAGAGCAGGCATCGCCACCAGCCAGAGGCACGAGTCACCATGTCACCTTTGCACCTCTGCTCCCGGATaatgccccccaacccccag AGCCCCCTACGCAAGAGAGCCAGAGCAACGTCAAGTTTGTCCAGGATACGTCCAAGTTCTGGTATAAGCCACACCTGTCCCGTGACCAAG CCATTGCCCTGCTGAAGGACAAGGACCCTGGGGCCTTCTTGATCAGGGACAGTCATTCATTCCAAGGAGCCTATGGGCTGGCTCTCAAGGTGGCTACGCCCCCACCCAGCGCCCAGCCCTGGAAAG GGGACCCCTTGGAACAGCTGGTCCGCCATTTTCTCATTGAGACTGGGCCCAAAGGGGTGAAGATCAAGGGGTGCCCCAGCGAGCCCTACTTTG GCAGCCTGTCGGCCCTGGTCTCCCAGCACTCCATCTCCCCGCTGTCCCTGCCCTGCTGCCTGCGCATTCCCAGCAAAG ATCCTCTGGAGGAGGCCCCAGAGGCCCCAGCGCCCGCCAACATGAGCACAGCGGCAGACCTCCTGCGCCAGGGCGCCG cctGCAGTGTGCTCTACCTGACCTCAGTGGAGACGGAGTCGCTGACAGGCCCCCAAGCAGTGGCGCGGGCCAGCTCCGCAGCTCTGAGCTGCAGCCCCCGCCCCACGCCAGCCATTGTCCACTTCAAGGTCTCAGCCCAGGGCATCACGCTGACGGACAACCAGAGGAA GCTCTTCTTTCGCCGCCATTATCCAGTGAACAGCATCACCTTCGCCAGCACTGACCCTCAGGACCGGAG ATGGACCAACCCGGACGGGACCACCTCCAA GATCTTTGGTTTCGTGGCCAAGAAGCCGGGAAGCCCCTGGGAGAATGTGTGTCACCTCTTTGCAGAGCTTGACCCAGATCAGCCTGCAGGCGCCATTGTCA